A genomic window from Gemmatimonadota bacterium includes:
- a CDS encoding HAD family hydrolase produces MNNNLPKAILFDLDDTILAFSESADPTWRRICRKFAPRTGGQTPEELFEAIEASRTWFWADAERHHRGRLDLRSARREIVSGAFRQLRIDDPDLVIEVSDSYTSEREDMVAPFPGAIETLRTLGDKGVPLAMITNGTAEGQRRKIDKFGLSAFFQYILVEGEFGVGKPDERVYLQALKKLGVEPTDSWMVGDNLEWDVEAPQRLGIYAIWVDFEGKGLPKSAAPDRIVTNISQILER; encoded by the coding sequence ATGAACAACAATCTTCCGAAAGCCATCCTATTTGATCTGGACGATACGATTCTCGCGTTCTCCGAAAGTGCAGATCCGACTTGGCGAAGAATATGTAGGAAGTTTGCACCACGAACTGGCGGACAAACCCCTGAGGAGCTCTTCGAGGCCATAGAAGCCAGCCGTACTTGGTTTTGGGCAGACGCGGAGAGACATCACAGAGGACGTCTTGATCTACGGAGTGCTCGGCGAGAGATCGTCTCAGGAGCTTTTCGTCAACTACGGATCGATGATCCTGACTTGGTGATCGAAGTATCAGATTCATACACGTCTGAGCGAGAAGACATGGTTGCCCCGTTTCCAGGAGCCATCGAGACCCTCCGTACACTTGGGGACAAGGGAGTTCCTCTGGCTATGATCACAAATGGGACTGCGGAGGGTCAGAGACGGAAGATCGACAAATTCGGTCTGTCGGCCTTCTTTCAATACATCCTTGTCGAGGGTGAATTCGGAGTAGGGAAACCTGATGAACGTGTGTATCTCCAGGCCCTCAAGAAATTGGGCGTTGAGCCAACGGATAGCTGGATGGTGGGAGACAATCTGGAATGGGACGTGGAAGCCCCTCAGCGTCTTGGGATCTACGCAATCTGGGTGGATTTTGAAGGCAAGGGCTTGCCGAAGTCTGCTGCCCCTGATCGAATCGTAACAAATATCTCTCAAATCCTCGAGCGATAG
- a CDS encoding sulfotransferase, with protein sequence MNSVAQVRPIIVIGPERSGTSVAAEMILAWGAYPGEPERLRKADVHNPRGYFEYLPIWDFLSNLGVNWWAPGFQERLSEKASDPHHRQRAAELVAQMEKGGRSWVWKDPALSFFLPFWNRIWKDPIYVVCVRNPSDTARSWAKFTLPSDARDKDPFIQANLLRWHYIMLLILSNTEDVVSKIFLSYEKLMKDPANEARKLAMFLNAECGMIDSGSLSTSAMAGAVDPQLWHNRSGVTPEANLHLANLYGFVAGKTVIPSEPFRPEDFPLPPGWRETVVTSERQARIYRDKSGPTNA encoded by the coding sequence ATGAACTCCGTGGCGCAGGTGCGCCCGATTATCGTCATAGGGCCGGAACGAAGCGGAACCTCCGTGGCCGCGGAGATGATCTTGGCGTGGGGGGCATATCCTGGAGAACCCGAGCGTCTCCGAAAGGCTGATGTCCATAATCCCAGAGGCTACTTTGAGTATCTCCCTATCTGGGATTTCTTGTCCAATTTGGGTGTGAATTGGTGGGCCCCTGGCTTCCAGGAGAGGCTTTCCGAAAAAGCTTCCGATCCGCATCATCGGCAGAGGGCCGCCGAGCTGGTGGCTCAGATGGAGAAGGGAGGAAGGTCCTGGGTCTGGAAAGATCCGGCCCTCAGTTTCTTTCTTCCGTTCTGGAACCGTATCTGGAAGGATCCCATCTACGTCGTGTGTGTCCGAAATCCATCAGATACTGCAAGATCGTGGGCGAAGTTCACACTGCCCAGCGATGCACGAGACAAGGATCCATTTATCCAAGCCAATCTCTTGAGGTGGCACTACATCATGCTTCTCATCCTCAGCAACACGGAAGATGTGGTATCGAAGATTTTTCTGTCGTATGAAAAGCTGATGAAAGATCCTGCCAACGAGGCCCGAAAACTGGCGATGTTCCTCAACGCTGAGTGCGGAATGATAGATTCGGGTTCGTTGAGTACCTCTGCGATGGCCGGGGCCGTTGATCCACAACTTTGGCACAATCGTAGCGGCGTAACACCGGAGGCCAACTTACACTTGGCAAATCTCTATGGCTTCGTTGCTGGCAAAACTGTGATACCCTCAGAACCATTTCGTCCAGAGGATTTTCCATTGCCTCCTGGATGGAGAGAAACTGTGGTCACAAGCGAGCGGCAAGCAAGGATCTACAGAGACAAGTCTGGGCCAACGAACGCCTAA
- a CDS encoding metallophosphoesterase family protein — protein MNDSLSYSVAVIADIHGNVAALNAVLEDLQSQSYDRLVVAGDLVLNGPRPVESLDTIRNLGAPTIYGNADLLVFDEQYSEERLDWVREKLGTDGLSYLKGLPFEHRITPPGGQSPEDDLLIVHATPTDVAGFLVLQPDQDPFRLLTVTPEEEARTLLGDAKANLIVAGHLHYASYGVPCGQRYSIIDSVGFPFDGDHRIGYARVWWDGQEWHVENHRLSYDYHKVVEDVRCCGAPFGELSAQRILQTRFRPVM, from the coding sequence ATGAATGATTCCCTGTCATATTCAGTTGCGGTAATTGCAGATATTCACGGCAATGTCGCTGCACTCAACGCTGTCCTTGAGGATCTGCAAAGCCAATCCTATGATCGTCTGGTGGTCGCTGGCGACTTGGTGCTGAACGGACCCCGCCCAGTCGAGAGTCTTGACACGATACGAAATCTGGGTGCTCCCACGATTTACGGGAACGCAGACCTGTTGGTCTTTGATGAACAGTATTCCGAGGAAAGACTGGACTGGGTGAGAGAGAAGCTAGGAACAGATGGCTTGAGCTATCTGAAGGGTCTGCCCTTTGAGCACCGGATAACGCCACCAGGAGGGCAGTCTCCGGAGGATGATCTTCTCATTGTCCACGCAACGCCTACTGATGTGGCCGGTTTTTTGGTTCTTCAACCTGATCAGGATCCGTTCAGGCTTCTGACCGTTACGCCAGAAGAGGAGGCCAGGACACTGCTGGGGGATGCGAAGGCCAATCTGATTGTGGCAGGCCACCTTCACTACGCGTCCTATGGCGTTCCGTGCGGTCAGCGATATAGCATCATTGATTCAGTTGGGTTTCCGTTTGATGGGGATCATCGAATCGGATATGCCAGAGTGTGGTGGGATGGGCAGGAATGGCATGTGGAGAATCACAGATTGAGTTACGATTACCACAAGGTTGTGGAGGATGTCAGGTGTTGTGGTGCACCTTTTGGTGAGTTGTCAGCCCAAAGGATTCTTCAAACCAGATTCAGGCCGGTAATGTAG
- a CDS encoding UvrB/UvrC motif-containing protein translates to MSKDIQPLLDDWPCEPGQLCVRKIRGNDGRAKVQLRIEMGILQMDVTGRPDGQQPEGYESLLHYYKALAQKRGPENFALNSENCMELQMEALQYYHRRISFLEIGEYLNAKKDAERNLELFDFVKEYAEDEEDRVAFEHYRPFVIGHRVRAEVLMYLEREAYDMALSKIDEGIDELRAFFREFDRHDLIDESEEIAFLREWADEIRRDRPKSLSQDLRDQIREAVGLEDFERAAELRDQLLSLKEKTEI, encoded by the coding sequence ATGAGTAAAGATATTCAGCCACTTCTGGATGACTGGCCCTGTGAACCCGGGCAATTGTGTGTTCGCAAAATCAGAGGAAATGATGGTCGCGCCAAAGTTCAACTCCGCATCGAAATGGGCATCTTACAAATGGATGTCACCGGCCGCCCCGACGGTCAACAGCCCGAAGGGTATGAATCGCTCTTGCACTATTACAAAGCGCTGGCGCAAAAACGCGGTCCAGAAAACTTTGCGCTCAATTCTGAAAACTGTATGGAACTCCAGATGGAAGCCCTCCAATATTATCATCGCCGCATTAGCTTTCTCGAAATAGGCGAATATCTCAACGCCAAAAAAGATGCCGAACGCAACCTCGAACTTTTCGACTTTGTCAAAGAATACGCAGAAGACGAGGAAGACCGTGTGGCGTTTGAGCACTATCGTCCCTTTGTCATTGGACACCGCGTAAGGGCTGAAGTCCTGATGTATCTCGAACGCGAAGCCTACGACATGGCACTGTCAAAAATTGACGAAGGCATTGACGAACTCCGAGCCTTTTTCAGGGAATTTGATCGGCACGACCTCATTGACGAAAGTGAAGAAATCGCCTTCCTCCGGGAATGGGCAGACGAGATTCGCCGCGACCGACCCAAATCCCTGTCCCAGGACCTGCGCGACCAGATCCGCGAAGCCGTGGGCCTCGAAGACTTCGAACGCGCCGCAGAACTGCGCGATCAACTTCTCTCCCTGAAGGAAAAGACCGAAATTTGA
- a CDS encoding phosphotransferase has protein sequence MPPLASSYYLERIRNAFPDLMWANYRRVQTIADPDHVMILLDNGIAFRFENDEETNLTRERIVLDALRINLKAIPIPDYAFVPKASDFAGYHTISGTRLSPWRFWRLSKANRSEAAQRLGVFISELHSYPVAKARSLGVEEGDASVRRRMMWKELFAERADEIQREVRDVFEAWIERSESINHSYEPVLAHNDLWYKHIYHDPSTGRLTGIIDWGDIEITDPAKDFYGFWIYGESFLDEVLSHYAYCDANLKDRSFEHFWGIAISSWFSRPPGGRFFRRSTWEGRPTSEWPMGQVR, from the coding sequence ATGCCCCCATTGGCTTCCAGCTACTACCTGGAGAGAATCAGAAACGCCTTTCCAGATCTCATGTGGGCAAATTACCGAAGAGTTCAGACCATTGCCGATCCCGATCATGTAATGATTCTGTTGGACAATGGCATCGCTTTCCGATTCGAGAACGATGAGGAAACAAATCTGACGAGGGAGCGGATCGTCCTGGATGCCCTTAGAATCAACTTGAAGGCAATACCCATTCCCGACTATGCATTCGTGCCGAAGGCGTCAGATTTTGCTGGATACCACACAATTTCGGGGACTCGGCTCTCGCCGTGGCGGTTTTGGAGACTTTCCAAAGCGAACCGCAGCGAGGCCGCTCAGAGGCTGGGTGTTTTCATCAGCGAACTCCACAGCTACCCGGTCGCGAAGGCACGAAGCCTCGGCGTAGAAGAGGGCGATGCATCGGTTAGACGCCGCATGATGTGGAAGGAGCTATTCGCTGAACGGGCTGACGAGATCCAACGTGAGGTCCGCGATGTTTTTGAAGCATGGATTGAGAGAAGTGAAAGCATCAATCATTCATACGAGCCTGTGCTGGCTCATAACGACCTCTGGTACAAACACATCTATCATGATCCCTCGACCGGAAGACTTACTGGGATCATAGACTGGGGAGACATCGAAATCACGGATCCCGCTAAGGATTTCTATGGGTTCTGGATATACGGAGAGTCATTCCTCGACGAGGTCTTGTCGCACTACGCATACTGTGACGCAAATCTAAAAGACAGATCCTTTGAGCACTTTTGGGGAATCGCAATTAGTAGCTGGTTTAGCCGCCCCCCAGGCGGACGATTCTTCAGGCGATCAACGTGGGAAGGTAGGCCGACCTCGGAATGGCCTATGGGGCAGGTGCGTTGA
- a CDS encoding GNAT family N-acetyltransferase — MSDYGNIFIVVGESDKGIVASLIMAIVPNFTYEGRPWAIIENVVVAREQRGKGFGKKLMTFAINLAEEKGCYKLQLLSGPNEDQVGFYRSLGMQDGTSRGFKKYFVERE; from the coding sequence ATGTCTGACTACGGCAACATATTCATTGTTGTGGGCGAATCGGACAAGGGAATAGTCGCCTCCCTCATAATGGCAATCGTTCCGAATTTTACTTACGAAGGGCGTCCTTGGGCTATCATCGAGAATGTCGTTGTTGCACGCGAACAAAGAGGCAAAGGATTTGGGAAAAAACTGATGACATTTGCGATTAACCTTGCCGAAGAGAAGGGCTGCTACAAGCTACAGTTACTCAGCGGTCCAAACGAAGATCAGGTGGGATTCTATAGAAGCCTTGGAATGCAAGATGGGACGAGTCGTGGATTTAAGAAGTATTTCGTGGAGCGTGAGTAG
- a CDS encoding methyltransferase domain-containing protein, producing MSDGSGADLETVPVRQGYARWSETYDTQDNSLIILEEPLLRSLLGDVQELSVADIGCGTGRHTLYLSEAGARVTAIDFAPEMMA from the coding sequence ATGAGTGACGGGTCTGGGGCCGACCTTGAAACCGTACCTGTCCGGCAAGGCTACGCTCGTTGGTCTGAGACGTACGATACGCAGGACAATTCCTTGATCATTTTGGAAGAGCCGCTATTGCGATCCCTGTTGGGGGATGTCCAAGAACTCAGCGTCGCTGATATCGGCTGCGGTACGGGACGTCATACCCTCTATCTGTCAGAAGCAGGTGCCAGGGTGACCGCAATTGACTTCGCTCCAGAAATGATGGCGTAA
- a CDS encoding phosphotransferase, translating to MKPHKTQWYLQRIREEFPRLKWTNYRRVQTHSRPDHVMFLLDNGIAFRFENDVEDEDTDLARERAVLDLIRPRLSDIPIPDYAYVPKSSNDFAGYRTIPGTRLSPWRFQRLSKARRHSEARRLGRFLSALHKTPLEPVRKLGVEARDKSLGNRSMARRLMRERWKDLDRRTRDVFQGWIQRSGEINHDFSPVLTHFDLWSKHIYYDPRTGKLTGIIDWGDIRISDPAKDFYGFWVYGEAFLDDVLSHYDLATQGLRDRSFEHFWGIAIQIWLDSLDGISGVAGHFFHPSTWTKRPLSDWPLSQYRILEM from the coding sequence ATGAAACCACATAAGACGCAGTGGTACTTGCAGAGAATCAGGGAGGAATTCCCGCGCCTCAAGTGGACGAATTACAGAAGAGTTCAGACACACAGCCGACCTGATCACGTGATGTTTCTGCTGGACAACGGCATCGCGTTTCGGTTTGAGAACGACGTGGAAGATGAGGATACGGATCTTGCGCGAGAGCGGGCGGTCCTCGATCTCATCCGGCCTCGGTTGAGTGATATTCCGATACCCGACTACGCATACGTGCCAAAGTCGTCGAACGATTTCGCTGGCTACAGGACTATTCCCGGAACACGTCTTTCTCCCTGGCGCTTCCAGAGGCTGTCGAAAGCAAGACGGCATTCAGAAGCAAGGAGACTGGGCCGCTTTCTCAGCGCTTTGCACAAGACTCCGCTTGAACCGGTGCGAAAGCTGGGCGTAGAGGCAAGGGATAAATCGCTTGGCAATCGCTCGATGGCGAGGAGGCTCATGAGGGAGCGTTGGAAGGATTTGGATCGCCGAACGCGAGACGTATTCCAAGGTTGGATTCAAAGAAGTGGAGAGATCAACCACGATTTCTCACCTGTCCTCACCCACTTCGATCTCTGGTCCAAACATATCTACTACGATCCCCGAACCGGGAAGCTGACGGGCATCATTGACTGGGGAGACATCAGGATATCAGATCCAGCAAAGGACTTCTATGGGTTCTGGGTGTACGGTGAGGCCTTTCTGGACGATGTGCTTTCCCACTATGATCTGGCTACGCAAGGTCTTAGGGATCGCTCCTTCGAGCATTTCTGGGGAATCGCCATTCAGATCTGGCTCGATTCACTGGATGGCATATCAGGCGTTGCGGGTCACTTTTTCCATCCATCGACATGGACGAAAAGGCCACTTTCCGATTGGCCTTTGTCTCAATACCGAATTTTGGAGATGTGA
- the map gene encoding type I methionyl aminopeptidase: MSIECPEDFEGLAQAGQVVAATLKAMAGAVRAGVTTAEVDRVGESVLNRYGAMSAPRLFYGFPGVNLISVNDEIIHGIPGDRVLEQGDIVSLDVTAELNGYIADAATTIPIPPYSAKADRLCRCARTAFEKAVAVARANKPINCIGHAVEHEVKRQGFWVVSELAGHGVGRVIHEDPIVANTYNPLDSKPLTTGLVITIEPMIAEHPAQAVEDCDGWTVKTSNGSLSAHFEHTVVITDGRPILLTAA, translated from the coding sequence TTGTCGATAGAATGTCCTGAGGATTTCGAGGGCCTTGCACAGGCAGGGCAGGTGGTCGCCGCCACATTAAAGGCAATGGCGGGTGCTGTTCGCGCCGGAGTAACAACAGCAGAAGTCGATCGCGTTGGTGAGTCGGTGCTCAATCGATACGGGGCAATGTCCGCACCTCGGCTGTTTTACGGTTTTCCTGGTGTCAATCTTATCAGTGTCAATGATGAGATCATTCACGGTATTCCGGGGGATCGAGTGCTGGAACAGGGTGACATTGTAAGCCTGGATGTCACCGCCGAACTGAACGGCTACATTGCAGATGCAGCAACCACCATCCCGATTCCTCCATATTCCGCTAAAGCCGATAGATTGTGTCGATGTGCCCGTACGGCATTCGAAAAGGCGGTGGCCGTAGCTCGTGCAAACAAACCGATTAATTGCATCGGCCATGCCGTAGAGCACGAGGTGAAACGACAGGGATTCTGGGTTGTCAGTGAGCTTGCAGGGCACGGGGTAGGTCGGGTTATCCATGAAGATCCCATCGTTGCAAACACCTACAATCCGCTCGATTCGAAGCCGCTTACGACTGGTCTTGTGATCACCATTGAGCCTATGATTGCCGAGCATCCAGCCCAAGCCGTTGAAGATTGCGACGGCTGGACAGTGAAAACCTCAAATGGATCTCTTTCGGCTCATTTTGAGCATACTGTCGTTATTACCGATGGCCGGCCTATTTTGCTAACTGCGGCCTGA
- a CDS encoding GNAT family N-acetyltransferase: MIRTAKADENEELSNLAMRSKAHWNYEADFLEACRQDLTYTQQDISHHTVYVVEEMGQVVGFYRLEIRENGLELSDLFIEPSKIGQGYGKRLWDHAIDQARQLGFHKLSIPSDPYAESFYLSRGSVRIGEVTSGAIPGRTIPLLEFALKQSD, translated from the coding sequence ATGATCAGAACTGCAAAAGCTGACGAAAATGAAGAATTGAGTAACCTTGCAATGCGCTCAAAAGCGCATTGGAACTACGAGGCAGATTTTCTTGAAGCATGCCGCCAGGATCTAACTTATACCCAACAAGATATTAGCCATCACACCGTCTATGTGGTAGAAGAAATGGGACAGGTCGTCGGCTTTTATAGGTTAGAAATCAGGGAGAATGGACTCGAACTGTCTGATTTATTTATTGAGCCAAGCAAAATAGGCCAGGGATATGGAAAGAGACTTTGGGATCATGCGATTGATCAAGCGAGACAGTTAGGTTTTCACAAATTGTCTATCCCCTCAGACCCATATGCAGAATCATTTTATTTATCAAGAGGTTCCGTTCGAATTGGAGAAGTAACTTCCGGGGCGATTCCGGGACGCACTATTCCCTTATTAGAATTTGCACTTAAACAGAGCGACTGA